The Daphnia carinata strain CSIRO-1 chromosome 1, CSIRO_AGI_Dcar_HiC_V3, whole genome shotgun sequence sequence ATCAACATCGCTTTCCCTACCTTTCCCCTTGTCACCGGTCTATTTTGAACTTTCTCAAAAacaaacgccatctatgagaaataaaattaaacaaaaaacagcgCGTATATTTTCCATTCTCTACATCATTAAACCAAGAGAACGGTGTAGATGCAACTCATTCGAAAATTGGTGTAACCAGTAGCTTAATaaacttttttaaacaatatttaAAGCGAAGGAACATGAATAAGTACTGTAGTATATCATAATGAGTATttcaattgttatttttcttttctcctttgctCACGCAAAAATAAGCAAGAAATTTACTGTCATCGAAAAAGACACGGCATACACGGAATACTATGATAATTAAACGTGAACTGATTTCTAACTTACTGGTTTTAGCTAGATAGCAATGAAGGAAAACTGGAATGTTCAGCCTTCTTGTGACAATAAAACTGAAAGTTGTAAGATGAGCGATGACTACATGTAACTACCGTTGCAGGTTTTGATCGTTTTAtaataaaatgagaaaaacaaacgtttaGTACCGTTGGGGATCTCTAACACAATCCTGAATCAGTCGATCAACTGACGACGGAGGGGAACAAATTTGCAAAAATATGAAATCGAGTAATGTCAACGCAAGGTCGCAATTCAGTAGGGGGTCCGCCAAACATGAAATTGTAGTTTTTAAAACGTCAGTGCAAAGATCCTCTCCCACTATTTTGATAAACAATCCTAAGAACATATGCAATGCGTTACGAAAAAGAGTACTTGTGTGACTGACAAAAGTAAATTACTTGGTATTTGTTTACTCAATAGAAGAACAACCTCTTTGACCAGCTCATTGACGTCCTTGTCCTCTGTCAATGTGACATCCAAATCATTTACGTCAAGCTTGTGCCGCAACGAACGCAGACTATCAGCCAGAAGTTTGGGGTTTGAAAACTGGAGCAAAGATTCCTGGGAGAAAAGCATATATCATGAtaacaaaaagataaattaataaaaacgTGGTTTCGAAAGAACAGACCTCAATGCAATTCTCAACTTGCTTTCCAACGACGATCTTGAGTGCCAGTGGGACTGGAGCTTTTGTTAACCACGTCTCTCGCAAGTCCAAGCATTCGATAAGTAAATTTATGAGGCTGCTGGACAGCGGTAGCTGTACATCAAATCGATCCCATCCGTCTAAGAAATTAGCAAGGTTAATACAAACGAAAACCTAACGTTGAATGTTTTTCACCTTTGATTGTTTCGCAAGTTGTGTTCATAGCTTTTACTTGTGGCGCTGTCGTAGCATCTGGAACTGCAGAGTCATGGCTAACATGAATGCTTAGTTCACTGCGCCACAGATGTGACTCGAAAGCTTCGTATGCAGATTCGATTCGGCAGTCCATATGATTCCAATTGTTCAAAAGCATCTCGAGCTTGCTCTCATCGCTAGCATAGGTAACCCGACATGGTACAAGAACTGTCCGGCCATCTATTTCGTCGACTGAGGATACCGAATGACACGATTTATTTTCTCGGTCGAGGGGTTCGAGTGGCGCCGTTGGAGGTGATGTTGGTAGAGGTAAAGGTAACAGTTGCATTCGTCGATTTTGGTCATTATCAAAGAGAGGGATGGGAAGAGGCAAAGCAGTTTTAATGCTTTGAAGTACATCTGATACTGTTTTGgcaaaaaaactgaaagaaaagaagtaaaaatacCGAATTTCATTTAGGCTATTTTGTCTTCCTTACGGAACACGTTGAAGTGTAGCACTGGAAGGAGTGACGTTGATTTCGTTTAAATGTAATTCATAGTCCAAAAAGTTGCGCAGTTCGCGCGACATGCCAATTGCCGGTGAGGTACATAACTGTTGCATGAAACGCTCGAGGAATATTTGTCGATGAGCAACCGTGTTCTGATCTAGTCGGCTAAAGGTAAAATGTCAACATAAACAAGCAATGAAATATTTAAGTGTTGTTACCTAAAGGGCAAGTTTAACCACTTGCTAGGTCCTCGGATCGAACGAATGGCTTTAGAAACCGACGGATCTTCCGATGCCTCCAATTGGGCATGCAACTGCATGAATTGTCGAAATCTTCGCCGAACAGTACGACATTTGAGTACAACTCGAGCATTTTTCTCATCCCCGTTGCCGCTTAAGCTTGCGCTGACAGCGGTGTAAATGCCATCATAAACGATGCAGTAGAATGAATGCTGGCCTTCTCCTGGAAGCGTACAGACCTCTGTCTTTGGaattttcacattgaaaaaaatttggcTATCTTTGGGTAGTTCATACGCTTCGGTGAGCTCTTCGAAATTGCTATCAGTTTCTGTCCCTGAACTGAAGACCAACACAGAAAACAAAACCTGAAGTGAAATGCAAAATGCACGAATAGGAAACAAAAGTGAGTGAACACACCTGGCGTCGTTGGTGGGACTGAAGATGTTACTCTTGCCACTTGGGACATCAGCACCATTGGTAGATACTCGTTGTTCCAGTAAAGAGCGTAATTTGGCTATCGCCGTTGCAAAATCTTCAACATCctaaaaccaaaaattaaataaaaaacgaaaacgcaATTAAGCAATATGTAAAACAACTTGCGTTTCATGAAAAAATTACTTCGTAGACCGGGGAGACGTCAGCATCGACAGAAAATGTGCCTATTGGTTCTGGATCCAGGCCACTAGTATTATCTCCTGCAATGCCAATCAATGGCAAGCTGTTGGGTTTACACATTTTGACAGGTTCTTTTTCACCATCGACGTTCAATTTGGAGCATTGCGAAGAGAGAAGAGGTGCTGTGGCTGTGGAGATGGAGTTAGACAAACCCGATTTGATCCACGAAGATGAGTTGGTAGTGGGCTGAGAGGATAATGCTAAGCTGTTGCACAAAAGGTAACTACCAGATAACACAGGACTGGATTTTCTGGGTGTTGGGAACGTCGTTTCCGCATTTTCAATGAGTTCTTtctgttgttctttttcttgcatttTAGGGCTAGATCCTGACAATGGATCTTGTATACCAACACTTGACTCTTGGATGTCGGGTGTATTTCGTAATGTGTCTTCGGCTATCCCGAAAGAGTTCTCTTGAATGAAATCTTCTCTTGTACTGTTATCTACTGATTCTAAAATTTGAATGATTGCTTGCAGGACTAGAACAGGTTGGCTGAGTTGTTCTATAAACTTAACTAAAACTTGGCTGCAAAAGGCAGCACAACTGAGGTCAAAGACAGCTGAGCAGTCTTGAATAGAGCCTGGAATAAATTCTTTCATAACAACATGTGAGAGACTACCTAAGTACTTTTCCAATGATATTTCACCCCTTGAAACAGGGTGGTTGAAGGAAAATTTGGAATGGTATCCTGATAGGCTATTAGAGCagttcattgtttttttgtagctcCTGAGGTGGTTGTGCACAATCATTATCAGGTTCTTCGCAAAATGTTCCACTTTGATTTTCGAAAGCTTTtcagaaagagagaagaaaatatcTTCAATTTGACTGTGGATCTCTTTGACAAATTCTTCATTGTTGCCCGAAATGTCACATAAGCAGGTAATCACAGATTCTGCTGCATTCTTTGCTAGACTACTGAGTTCATAATCACAAATATCTTTAATAGACAAATCACGACAAGAATGAAATGCAAAGTTTTTGGTACAAGGTTTAGAACACGCCCAAATATTAGGCGATTTGACAAGTCTAGAAATAGCTTGGTGAGCGAGCCACGATGACAAGATTAAAACAACGAACATATAGGAAATAAGTTGATAACCACCAAAGTAGAACGGTGAGAACCATGCATCCACcgtgaaaaaaaggaatacacATGAAAAGGCAATGATGCCGACCTGTAGGAAAACTGGAAAGGTGTTGAATCTCACTATCCACTTTGGCAGAGCATACatatctttcatttttgtttacagtTCCATTCAACCACCAACGCCATCTCCAGTAGGCGGCAGACTGATGGCAGTCTGGTTATCATCACGAACCAGCCTAACAGGCCTATTACTTTGCTCTTCCCAGGTCTTTCCATTCTAGGGAGGTCTCGAAGCGCCGCCTGGCAACAATTCGATACAACTTCAATACTTGGCCCAAACTACCAAAATCGAGCCATCGTTTGTTTGGCTCCGTGCTACGATAGTGGGAGCGCTAGCAGATTGGCTATGTTTCGGTTCCATTTTTAGGGGAGACAAACCTTTGGTCGCATTAGTAGCGAGTGACAATTGGCTTCCAATGGTTGTTGCTGTGAAAGAATAGGCCCATCTATAGAAGTCATCGTATTTACTTAACAACTCAATTCTATAAAATTTTGGTACACCGTATATCGGAGGGAAAATCAGCGAAAATTGTCCTCATCACAAGATGATGAGACCACGATCCCGATCAAGAGGTGGAAAATCATCAGCTTACCAACGATCGAGAAGTCGCTCACCATTTTTCACCAGAGAGAAACATAACAGATATCCAAGCAAACCATACAGAGGCAATTCTTATCACCACCATGGAAGACCTGAAGATGTGAGGCGCAGGGAGGAATATAACAGACCAGCACATAATTCTCCAAGACGATCACCATGCCCCTACAAGTAACACCACACTCAAATTGTGCAAATATTTCTAAAGGTTACATTTGTATGTTTTCAATAAAGGCCCAGGAGTCGTAGTCATTCTCCGAGTCCAGGTGTTCATCATCAGAATTCACATAATGTAAGAAAAGGGGAATTCAACAAT is a genomic window containing:
- the LOC130692328 gene encoding sorting nexin-19-like, which translates into the protein MKDMYALPKWIVRFNTFPVFLQVGIIAFSCVFLFFTVDAWFSPFYFGGYQLISYMFVVLILSSWLAHQAISRLVKSPNIWACSKPCTKNFAFHSCRDLSIKDICDYELSSLAKNAAESVITCLCDISGNNEEFVKEIHSQIEDIFFSLSEKLSKIKVEHFAKNLIMIVHNHLRSYKKTMNCSNSLSGYHSKFSFNHPVSRGEISLEKYLGSLSHVVMKEFIPGSIQDCSAVFDLSCAAFCSQVLVKFIEQLSQPVLVLQAIIQILESVDNSTREDFIQENSFGIAEDTLRNTPDIQESSVGIQDPLSGSSPKMQEKEQQKELIENAETTFPTPRKSSPVLSGSYLLCNSLALSSQPTTNSSSWIKSGLSNSISTATAPLLSSQCSKLNVDGEKEPVKMCKPNSLPLIGIAGDNTSGLDPEPIGTFSVDADVSPVYEDVEDFATAIAKLRSLLEQRVSTNGADVPSGKSNIFSPTNDASSGTETDSNFEELTEAYELPKDSQIFFNVKIPKTEVCTLPGEGQHSFYCIVYDGIYTAVSASLSGNGDEKNARVVLKCRTVRRRFRQFMQLHAQLEASEDPSVSKAIRSIRGPSKWLNLPFSRLDQNTVAHRQIFLERFMQQLCTSPAIGMSRELRNFLDYELHLNEINVTPSSATLQRVPFFAKTVSDVLQSIKTALPLPIPLFDNDQNRRMQLLPLPLPTSPPTAPLEPLDRENKSCHSVSSVDEIDGRTVLVPCRVTYASDESKLEMLLNNWNHMDCRIESAYEAFESHLWRSELSIHVSHDSAVPDATTAPQVKAMNTTCETIKDGWDRFDVQLPLSSSLINLLIECLDLRETWLTKAPVPLALKIVVGKQVENCIEESLLQFSNPKLLADSLRSLRHKLDVNDLDVTLTEDKDVNELVKEVVLLLSKQIPRLFIKIVGEDLCTDVLKTTISCLADPLLNCDLALTLLDFIFLQICSPPSSVDRLIQDCVRDPQRY